The Aquicella siphonis DNA segment CTTGCTCTGCGACATAATGCAATATGGTTTTTGCCAGGTCATTTTTGCCGGATTCAATATATGCGCGCGCCAGATCCAGCTGAGTCGCGATGATATCATCACCCGAGATGGCGGTCAGGTCATGCCATTCTGACGAGCGATCCGCAGACTGAAAACCGAGACTGGCTGTTTGCGCGGCACTGTTTGCAGGCAAGACGATCTTTCGGGATGGCGGTGGTTTTCTGAAAATGAAATACAAACCGATGGCAAGCATAAACAGCGAACCTGCTCCAATAGACACCAGCAAAATGAGATAGCTTTTAATAATCAGTAATATCATAGCGGCGAATAGTGTTCGATTAAATGTTCGGCAATCTGGACAGCGTTGGTCGCCGCCCCCTTGCGCAAGTTGTCAGATACAATCCAGAGATTCAAGCCTCTCGTGTGAGAGATGTCTTCGCGCACACGGCCGATATGAACATGGTCATTCCCGGTCGCGTCCACTACCGGTGTCGCGTAAGGAAATTTGCCTGTAACAAGTCTGACACCAGGCGCACTGGCAAGAATTTTCAAAGCCTGATCAGTCGAGATTTTTTCCCTTGTTTCAATATGGACCGATGCCGAGTGACCGCATACCACCGGCACGCGGACCGCGGTTGGATTGATGGCAAGCGTGCGGTCATCGTAGATTTTTTGCATCTCCCACACGATTTTCATTTCCTCCCGCGTGTAACCATTATCTTGGAATTCATCGATATGAGGCAGGATGTTAAATGCAATCTGCTGCGAATAAACCCGGGGCTGTATGTGTTGATGATCCAACAGTTGACGGCTTTGTTCCGTGAGTTCCGCTACCGCTTCCTTGCCGGTTCCGGATACAGACTGATAAGTGGCGACATTGATACGCTCTATACCCACTGCGTCATAAATGGGCTTTAATCCCACTGCGATCGGGATAGTGTTGCAATTAGGGTTAGCGATAATGTTACGTTTGCGAAAGCCTGCAAGAGCATCAAGATTCACTTCAGGCACGAGCAAAGGAACATCTTCATGATTGCGGTAATAAAAACTCTTGTCTATGACCACATTCCCCGCCGCTGCCGCCTTGGGCGCATATTCTGCGGCCAGGTCATTGCCCACGCAAAAAAATGCAATACGGGTGCGCGTGAAGTCAAACGAAGACAAGTCTTGTATGCGATACTGTTCTCCGCGAAAAGTAATATGCTTGCCTGATGATTGCTGGCTGGCAAGAGGGAACAACTGATTGACTGGAAAGTTTCTCTCCGCGAGCAGAGACAATAAAGTGGTGCCGACCAAGCCGGTTGCGCCAACAATCGCGATGGAATAATTTTTCATGGGTTTCTTGCTCCAACTGCACTATGTTGATTTTGCCTGTTCAATGCCCTGCAGCCAGGCACTGATGGTTCCCCCTATCAGCCGGGGATTGCTTTCCTGTGCAAGATGCAATTCTTCGCCGATATCAACGACTTCCAGGTTAGGCAGGTTATCCTTGGCCCAGATAACGGTTGCAATGGACGTAATGAATCCAGGTACGGAATAAAGCATTAGTTTAGGCAGCCTGGAATGCTTGAGTTTTTCGGAATAATCAGCAATCAGCTTATCGATGCGTGTTTTTCCCTGCCCGTTTGGCAACTCCCTGAGATATTGCAGGATAGGTTTGCCGGCACCTTCCTGCAAAAATGGCTGCCGATAATTCTGCATTTCTTCTTCAGTCAATTGCCGCATGACATTCTGCGGAATGATCTTGTCAACGAAGGCGCTGCCAT contains these protein-coding regions:
- a CDS encoding FimV/HubP family polar landmark protein, with product MILLIIKSYLILLVSIGAGSLFMLAIGLYFIFRKPPPSRKIVLPANSAAQTASLGFQSADRSSEWHDLTAISGDDIIATQLDLARAYIESGKNDLAKTILHYVAEQGSASQQQEAQQLMIQI
- a CDS encoding aspartate-semialdehyde dehydrogenase, whose product is MKNYSIAIVGATGLVGTTLLSLLAERNFPVNQLFPLASQQSSGKHITFRGEQYRIQDLSSFDFTRTRIAFFCVGNDLAAEYAPKAAAAGNVVIDKSFYYRNHEDVPLLVPEVNLDALAGFRKRNIIANPNCNTIPIAVGLKPIYDAVGIERINVATYQSVSGTGKEAVAELTEQSRQLLDHQHIQPRVYSQQIAFNILPHIDEFQDNGYTREEMKIVWEMQKIYDDRTLAINPTAVRVPVVCGHSASVHIETREKISTDQALKILASAPGVRLVTGKFPYATPVVDATGNDHVHIGRVREDISHTRGLNLWIVSDNLRKGAATNAVQIAEHLIEHYSPL